The region AGGTATATGTCGAATGTTTACCACTTCAAACTTACATAAGAGTCTACTAGTTATCACAAATACATAATTAGATTTTCTTTAGTACAGATGTATTCCTTTGTGATTTGTTTTATTAATAACTCTGAGTCTCCCATTATTTTGACTCGAGTTGCCCCAATTCCAACAAGATCTCAAGGCCCGCTATTAAAGCCTCATACTTAGCCTTATTGTTTGAACAAAGGCCTTCGaccttgtacttgaattttgttggaattctgtTAGGAGAAATAATTAATATTCCCACACCCGTTCCATCCTTATGAATGGAACCATCAAAGTATAAATTCCAAGGCTCAAACTCCAGATACTTTAAGGGGTTTTCTACTATGGAGTGGTCAACAATAAATTCTGCTACCACTTGTCTCTTAACGGCCTTTAAAACCATATAAGTTAAAGAATATTCGGTCAAAGCCAATGCACATttaccaattcgactatgtaagATAGTTTAGATAACATATGCTTAATAACATCGAAATGAGACGAAACGTACACATCAACTGGCTTTATATAATTTGTTAattttgtacaagagaaatataGACATATGCATAATTTTTCGACTATACTATATCTAGTCTCTGCATCATTGAGAACTCTACTAAGGTAGTAAATGGCACTTTTGACGCCACTATCATCCTCCTGAGCCAACATGCTCCCTAACTTTACATTAGGTGCAGctatgtacaatctcatacttctaTTCCTACAAGGAGGTGACAGAATCGGAGGATGCACAAGGTAGTCTTTGATCTTGTCGAAAGCCTCCTAATGCATTTTACCCAATTCAAAGCTTTCCTGTTTGAGTCGAAGTAGTGGTGAGAAGGCTTGAGTCTTGCCACTTAAGTTCGATATGAACCTCCTTAAGAAGTTAATCTTGCCTAGCAACGACTGCAATTCCTTCTTTAttgatggcgctttcgcctccatGATGGCCTTGCTCTTGTTCTGATTAATTTTGATCCTCTTCTTATGGACCATGAAGCCTAAGAAATCCCTAGCCTATACACTAAAAGCATACTTTAGAGGATTCATTTTTAGACTAGGTTTCCTCATTCTTTCGGATGATTGTCGAAGATGGTCTATATGACTTTTTACTGAAACGGACTTAACCATAATATCATCTctatatatttgcataaatgtttcGATGAAATCACGGAAAATGGAATTCATTTCCCGCTGATAAGTTTCCCCAGCGTTTTTGAGGCCAAAAGACATCACTACCCATTCATAGGTGCATAAAGTCGGCACATCTTCATCAGCAATGAAGATCTAGTTATATCCAGAATATTCGTCGAGCATACTAAGATACTCGTGTCCTGCGGTAGAATATACTAGAATTTCCGCCACAGGCATTTGATACTCATCCTTTGGGGTTGCAACATTCAAATCTCTGAAGTCAATGCACACCCTCAAAGTACCGTTCTTTTTAATAAACGGTACAATATTagcaatccattcgacatacctggtgGTGCGGATAAAGTTGCACTTGATAAGCCTTTAgacctcttctttgatcttcaaTAGATCTTCAAATGCAAAACTCCTCGGGGTCTGCTTAATGGGCTTCTTCCCAGGCTCTATTGGTAGCTTCAGTTCGACCAGATCTCTGCTCAAACCAAGAATTTCATCGTAATCTCATACGAAGCAGTCTTTGTACTCCTTTAGCAACTGGATCACTTCAACCTTGAGTTCTGGGTTGATGTTGGCACTTACGTATGTTGGCCTTAAGATTCCCCCTGTCCCTAAGTCGATTTCTTGTAAGGGATCATGTGATATCATCTTCGTGTTATTCGCCACCGGATCCTTTTCGAAACCCAAAGGCTCTTCATCATAGATGGCGTTAGGCCTCTGGCCTTACACTTTGTTTGGAACCTTATCAGGTGGTTCCGGATCGAAGTCCTTACCAGGACCATTCGAGTGCATTTCAATCTTTTTGGCTCGACAACCATGTATTTAACTTCGACCTCTAAGGCTGCTTTCAATTTATTTTTGGCTACATAAGCCGGAATCTTTTCTAATGTCTTCAGACCAGACATCATCACCGAATTTACTCCCCTAACCCGTGGGTTGGATACCTTCGGTACCTCCATAGCCGAAGTCCTCTTTGCCTACCACTTTTCTATCCCATTGAAACTTGTAGGTTGGGTGTAGATAGAGGAAGCAAAATGTGTTGTCTACAAGTGAAAGGTCAAAACCTGTTGGACTACAAGGCATTATGTGGTCCAGGTTCTTGTCGAAGCTGCTTCTGTCCACACGATTAACTTCGTCCATGAAATATCTTTGGTATGCTTTTATATTTTCCCTGTTGGTATGCTTTTGTAATTGGCTTTTGATTCTATTACCATGAACATCGCCGGCTCTACTATTGTGCCGACAGTAAGGTCAACTTGTATCACACCCATTGTAGTTCCGACTTTCCCTTCACAGTTCGAGAGAACCATGTTTCGGGGCCTTGTGCCAGTGTCATCCTTACTGAATCTTTTTAGCATGTAATGCGGCATCAAGTTTATTGCCGCTCCACCATCAACGAGGATCTTATTTACCCACACATTTCCTACTTTACCTATGATAAACAAAGGTTTCAGATGGCTTTTCATCGACTCATTTGGCCTTTCGAAGAAAGCGTTTTGCTCCTCCACACAGCCATTGTTCATGATGTAATAACATACAGGCTTATGTCTCGCCATCTCCATTTTAGCCATATCTTCTGGCTCCTCCACCTCCATGACTTGGTCATATTCTCTAGGAAGGAAGGATACCAAATTACACGCAATTTCTAGAGAAGCGTCTGAATCAGAATCGAAGTCGTTTGTCATCATGTCTTTATCATGGTCAAACTTTACCATAGGCACCTTCTCTTAAGGAGAAAACAACTTTCTCTCAATCGGCTTTCTTTCCTCTTTCTTCTACTGCTTTAGTGACATGTTGCTACTGGATTCAGGCTTCGCCTGTTCTGCAGCTTCTCTTTCGACTTTCCTTTGTCGTTGTTGCCATCTCCACTTGGATCGGGACATTGGGTTCTTTCCTTTGTAATTTTCGAAACGATACGCCACTTGTTTTGATGCCTGAAACTCCTTTCAATATGCCATCGAGGACCTTCTTCCGACATCAAAATTTTGCCATTTTTGATGGTCTTGTCCTCTCTCTCTGACTGTAGGTTGAAGGCATGTTAGCCTGAAGAGGTAGGCCTTTTCTGATTTCCCCTTTTGGGATCCCATCTGCCGTCAGACGCCTGACTATTTATGGGATCCATCCGATTTATCCCCTTTTTGGACAGTCGAACCCATTCAAGGTTCTCTACAGCTTTCCTGTCAAATACTGAACTGCACCTTGGGCACATCATCACTTCCGACCTTTTTCTCTGACACCTGTGGAGGAATTCTACCAGGCCTTCCTCCTATTTGGGGTATGCCATTCTGCTGTATTCTTCCTGTCGAAGGATTTCGTCATCTTCCTCCATTGCAGCGGTCTTCTAGGTCAATTCGATTATGTTAACTCTCATGTTGACATATTCAGCAATGTCCAACTCCTATAATTTAATTTTAAGGCCCTCAGTGGCCTCAATCATGTTTATGTGTATGAAACCTTCAGTGATTTCATTTGTTGTGAAACTGACAATAGTTTCCTTATCGAGATCTTCAATGACTCTTTGTCGAAACCCTCAGCGGTTTCTGTTGGGAACATTTGATGGGGATCCTCAGTGACCCCTCAGTTGCAGCCTTCAGTGACTTGGTGAATGAAACCCTTAGTAGTCTCGTTGGTGAAGCCTTTTAGTAGCTTCCTGGTTGAAGTCATCATTAACTTTGACCATGTCAGCCTTCTTTCCAGAATcttcagatacttccaccatgTTGACCATTGATGGTTCAGTGTAGTGAGCATCAACGGTCTAAAGAGGGTCTGCATCAATCCTCATTGGAGCCTTCGATTTGTCCCCAAACTTCAGCCTTCTGTCCCTAATAGCACTTTTCATAAcatccctgaaaagaaaacattgtgAGGTTTTATGGCCCAAAAaattatgatacttacaaaaaACCCTCTTTTTTCTTTGTTCTAGAGGGGTAATTTTAGCGCCAGAAGGTACTATCATTTGGCCATCTTTGACAAGTAAGTCAAAGATTTGGTCACATTTAGTGACGTTTAAGGTATACGTTTTCTTAGGGAACCTAGCATCCTTATCTCGTTCGACTGGATTCTTCCCATTTGAAGGGGTTAATACTTTGCAGGAATAAGGTGGTCCTTGCGTTAGTTCAGCAAGGTCGATCTCACCTTCGTCGAAATCTACATGTTCACCAAACGTTTCAGGTTCGTCGTTACCTAGTTCGACATAGGCTATTCTATCCTTCCTATTGTTTTTATTTGCTCTGGATTTCTCAGCCTTCAAATGTTCCACTTGTCAAACTCTATCAGCCAATTGGTTCATATCTCTCAAGTATTGGGTATCCAATTTTCCCCTAATATAATTGTCAAGACCACCAGCGGTCATTTTGACCAACTCATGCTCAGGCACTTGCGTAGAATATATTGCCTTAAGTAGACCACCAGCGGTCATTTCGACCAACTCATCTATTGACTCAGTAAACTGTCGTTTGATACTGGCCAATTCTTTCAGACTTATCTTCGACTGTTCCATGTATAATTGCTCATGGAACAGTATCTCCAAACGAGTCCATGTATCAATGGAATTCGCCGGTAATAtggtgaaccatgtgaaggcatTCTTCGTAAGGGAACTTGGGAAATATTGTATCCTAAGATTCTCATTATTTGCAATTTCCCCTGCCTCTATGAGGTATCTGGCCACGTGTTCTACAATGGACTCACTAGTATCCCCAGAGAATTTagtgaacttagggactttccatcTAGCGGGTAATTCTGCCTGCAGAACATATTCAGATAAAGGTGAAGTGTAACTTGGCCTATGGAGGCCAACATCTACCCCATTTCGCGCCATGATTCTTTCGACCATGGATGCTAGATTATTATATGTTTCCATATCATCACGTCAAATTTTCTGTACGAATTCATCAGCATTTTAGTGCGTATTTACCATCACTACCCTTGGTTCTCTCTCCCTTGGGATTTGCTGCTCAGCCCTAGGGGCTTCGACTCTGGGTGGTCCCACTCATGTTCCCTGATTTACCACATTTGCTTAAGGTTCATTTCACGGGGTTTGGTTGATGGTAAAGTCATCCTCAATGGCTAATCCTTGATTTTCTCTCACCCATTCCCTTTGAGGGTGTCGAGGAGGTTGTGGGACACCAAGGAAATCTgcaatgcgcgtcatttgcgTTGTCATTTTTTGGTTTTATTGGGTAGTATTATGGATTAATGGGTTTAATAGTATACCCATTGTTTGGGCCATCATCTGGACCATTTCATGATTACTTTCGTCCATTTGTTGCCTCAACACTACTGCGGAATTATTGGTCAGATTGGACGTATGGGTATGAAAACCTGTCCCTAAAGGTTGGATTTGGCCCAAATTGTTTACACCGGACCCAGACCCCTGAAATGGTGAAGATGCATTTACTAGTGGGTCTGCATATGTTGATGATGAATTATGTAAATTTGTTATCATCACAGTTGGCATGCCAAATGGTTGTTCGCGACCACTTACGGGCATCGAAAAACCATTCACATAAGACCTAAAAAATTGATTTCCCCTTGGAGGGGGGTCACTAATGGACCCTGCGTTCCTAAAGGATTTACCGGTGGGCCTTATGTCCCCACATAAGACAAAATAGGCCCATTATGGGCCCTTGACTATACAGGCGTTGTATTCGCCGTGCATGGTACAAGTTCTGCAGTAGATGTTGTGACCGTACTTCCCCCTAACAACGATGCAGGGGGTGGTTCTCCATTACTATCTAGAGGATTCTAATTATTTGGTGGATTCACCATTCTTCTTGCGTACCTTCTCCTTGGTCTTTCCTCGTTAGTTGTGGCTACTTTACCACTTCTTAATAACATGCAACGAAGTTATATAGGGAGATACTGAGAGAAATAAAGAAACTGAAGAACGAATAAAGATCTTCAAAAGAAAAAGTTGTTTTAAAAATACTAACCAATTTGTTTACcatgaaaattggtaaacaattGTTGGTGTTCCAAATTAAAGAAACTTTGGTTACTCACAGGATCGAccagattgatcctaggacatgtgctatTATTCAAAATTTGTATATAAAAGATGAACACTTCGACAGTATTCTTGAGTAAGGAATGTTTGCTTAAAGCGTTTTCAAGAAGATACATTGCAGAAATGTAAGTAAAGTGTAAAATAATGCTTGATAAATGACTTGTAATAAAGGATAATTTATGAACAAAAGGTGTAAATAAACTTTGATTGATATAAAGATAGTGGTGTTATCAAACATACATTCTCAATTGTACTCGTTTCTCAACACGCTGGATACTTTGAGTAAATATGATTGATTGTGCAGCAATTTGAACACCCTTAATCCTAACACTAAGACACCTATATATACTAAATCAAAATAACCGTCACCAACGGATCTTCTCTTAGGCACTAACATGTTACACTCGGCATGTCTGCAATTCAGGATAACACTCCACGCGTCTTTTCTTTCAAAAGTGAATAAGAATGAAATACGGTTATCCTTCTTTCATTCAAATTCAAATATATGTCGAACAAACTCTTTTGTCGAAGTAATATTCTGAACTTGGGAATATTCCTAAGTCTCACATCAGTCCTCCCTTACAGAAGACAGACTCTGACACTTCCTCACACCATATTTTCTTTGTGTCGAAATCATAGATATCCTCAAAAAGCATTCTTTTTTCTTAGTTTATCATCTCCAGCCTGATGTCGAAATTCCCACCTAACAACTCAAAATGAACTTTTTAGTTAAATTTGTGATTGAATGTTAACTATTGTTAATTGTTTTCTTTGAAAGATAAAAgtgaaaaaaagaaaagaaaaagggtCGTAAAATTGTTTTTTTAGAGTGCTTGATAAGCTTGTGagtctcgctcctacgtatccttGGGTAAAATGAGGAACTCAAAGCTTCGTAGTTCGATGTAGAAATCTATGATTTATTGGTTGGTTTGTTTTATTAAACAT is a window of Lathyrus oleraceus cultivar Zhongwan6 chromosome 6, CAAS_Psat_ZW6_1.0, whole genome shotgun sequence DNA encoding:
- the LOC127094646 gene encoding uncharacterized protein LOC127094646 codes for the protein MARNGVDVGLHRPSYTSPLSEYVLQAELPARWKVPKFTKFSGDTSESIVEHVARYLIEAGEIANNENLRIQYFPSSLTKNAFTWFTILPANSIDTWTRLEILFHEQLYMEQSKISLKELASIKRQFTESIDELVEMTAGGLLKAEKSRANKNNRKDRIAYVELGNDEPETFGEHVDFDEGEIDLAELTQGPPYSCKVLTPSNGKNPVERDKDARFPKKTDVMKSAIRDRRLKFGDKSKAPMRIDADPL